One Tumebacillus sp. BK434 genomic window carries:
- a CDS encoding OsmC family protein yields MNVSIDWKGKRKFDAVGNSGHHITMDAKADVGGEDTGARPMELLLMGLGGCSGIDVAMILEKGRLTLEEFRMELSGTRAEEMPQRFTDIHIHYILKGPDLTPDKVERAIVLSNEKYCSASASLNATLTASYELNGERYEMGGKQ; encoded by the coding sequence GTGAACGTAAGCATTGACTGGAAGGGCAAACGCAAATTTGATGCGGTGGGCAATTCCGGCCATCATATCACGATGGACGCAAAGGCGGATGTCGGCGGCGAGGATACCGGCGCGCGCCCGATGGAACTGCTCTTGATGGGTCTGGGCGGCTGCTCGGGCATCGACGTGGCGATGATCTTGGAAAAGGGCCGTCTCACGCTGGAAGAGTTCCGCATGGAGCTGTCCGGGACGAGAGCGGAGGAAATGCCGCAGCGCTTCACCGACATACATATCCATTACATTCTGAAAGGTCCGGATCTGACCCCGGACAAAGTCGAGCGGGCGATCGTGCTCTCCAACGAGAAGTACTGCTCCGCTTCTGCGTCGCTAAACGCGACCTTGACGGCCTCCTATGAACTGAACGGAGAGCGCTATGAAATGGGAGGCAAGCAATGA
- a CDS encoding diguanylate cyclase has translation MTETLQTKVNGRFAIVEQIGANPYFGEHLAGWDQSTNEKVQLVRLAPHVVSFLGHDQIALRARLFQEAGLPMARVRDVFSAEGASYVVYDWQEGEQTLLSYAEGKPLTAVLEVLKELCTAIAELHGRTMWHGGIAPDYVLVQPDGSVRLLTMLTDAPLSLYNACGPDDALQYFAPETMTMSPLDARTDIYNLGVLFYLVLTGNFPFTADGDGALHPPSRYNEHVPPHLDRLVLKMINRKPSKRFQWVGQIIDELTRTLGSHDGGCKADLPTYGSQYLFSAEFTGREQEVETLSNFYERMMQFTRNSMLITGQTGVGRKRLIYEVSGRYMHNVSVISATVRETPFGAVELLVMKLFLLCFAVPKLERLGRVYVNLLSGVLPRVAFEYRDMLTAEPMALPKHQEPENLLFDFFSEILETYGEPMVFELYDAHLLDAESLQFFKKLLGQETLALGFVGVTDAPQPQLTALFQEHLHLEPLPLDMMREAVRSRFGSADFLSDEFIQWLNYHGRGSLEQVFQLIEYLADTKQIYQERYVWHMVPESVEKFEIPQGMESLILFRLQSLPPHAKEVCQVLSLFKGSMIVEAAARACGYDKPQDLLPVLRQLEEQGLVWQMHNLYGFTSNNIKDHIFQTISPEKRLQMHRTLAACLLDVGSTSYMEVAYHFEAGHEWEQAIYLNIIGGRRWYRRGLFAEADLQIKKAIELYEHVPLRKCPNSLITFRARILRLLGLLDDATGVMTALYERTGSTHVLISLLLVYVNMGNFQAIKPHLAYLEEQIQTDHVSEQDKLYAMVAIAMYYLEADGDYEHIHAMERYQQEHGQRLRETLKSRHYVSWLYNLQVLLMSVPGVSFEESSHYLHEAASLAEHANNRQALIGIYNCMAIGFQKTDPLRAKDYYLQSANLAADLGNRMKEAIAYINLVEIYRLLGDMYHAQRYIEKARETCQAVFSGEDTALLCNEIEHFLFIEEFEKADRVIDTLIKTAKKQGRKLMRDHAFLYRFRTSLALGKRKRCERMWPMVEQICQSRDFGEEHQLLRGSYYLMHERYEEIISEFRQLVQEQDVATEVRIERYLMLTVACRESGRNEEGLQAALAVQKLIHNTGYIGYLAQAHYYLGRLYQQTRQFVEANLNYKRALMGYRKLNQQARLGKIDQLMRQTNQELVSQANEAIDEMKNVVIEAAPRLVHRVEANGSKLRTWSSRMVEERQELIDTLTDNEILLDAIRRVSSSIMVKTVCENLAAVIFENLLFDNIHLLVKLAPERVELIHLNEQLQAVPTTNLEVDEMIASVVGQEKAMESEGRTSYLYGLPVFSHDQQVIAVMVLEKLSLQTPFSLRDKRFINSFAQLVSSNVENAIMYEVMITDNLTGLYQRNYFMKRLTEEFSKVKRYGIDLSFLMIDLDNFSSINNRFGHNEGDRALRTVAKTLQRSVRNVDIVGRFGGEELIVILPNTNGTAARIVAERVLNNLRNIPIEGDRYQITASIGVSSYDMDQPQDATDLFDKADQAETFAKRFGKDRVVCYWELPHDDFDL, from the coding sequence ATGACGGAGACCCTGCAGACGAAGGTGAACGGCCGCTTTGCCATCGTGGAGCAAATCGGCGCGAACCCCTATTTTGGGGAGCACTTGGCAGGTTGGGATCAATCGACAAATGAAAAAGTTCAGCTCGTGCGCCTGGCACCTCATGTGGTGTCTTTCCTTGGTCATGACCAGATCGCGCTGCGCGCCCGTTTGTTTCAGGAAGCAGGTCTCCCGATGGCACGGGTGCGCGACGTCTTCTCCGCAGAAGGCGCAAGCTATGTCGTCTATGATTGGCAGGAAGGGGAACAGACGCTGCTTTCCTATGCGGAAGGCAAGCCGCTGACGGCGGTGCTCGAGGTGCTCAAGGAACTGTGCACGGCGATTGCCGAGCTGCATGGACGGACGATGTGGCACGGCGGGATCGCGCCCGATTACGTGCTGGTGCAGCCGGACGGTTCGGTGCGCCTGTTGACGATGCTGACCGATGCGCCGTTGTCGCTGTACAACGCCTGCGGGCCGGACGATGCGCTGCAGTATTTTGCGCCGGAGACGATGACGATGAGCCCGCTCGATGCGCGGACCGACATCTACAACCTCGGCGTGCTGTTTTATCTCGTGCTGACCGGGAACTTCCCGTTTACGGCAGATGGCGATGGTGCGCTGCACCCGCCGTCGCGCTATAACGAACACGTACCGCCGCACCTCGACCGCCTGGTGCTGAAGATGATCAACCGCAAGCCAAGCAAACGCTTTCAGTGGGTCGGCCAGATCATCGACGAACTGACGCGCACCTTGGGCAGCCACGACGGGGGCTGCAAGGCGGACCTGCCAACGTACGGATCGCAATACCTGTTCTCGGCGGAGTTTACCGGCCGCGAGCAGGAAGTGGAGACCTTGTCCAACTTCTATGAGCGGATGATGCAGTTCACCCGCAATTCGATGCTGATCACCGGCCAGACCGGTGTCGGCCGCAAGCGCCTGATCTATGAAGTCTCCGGGCGCTATATGCACAACGTGTCCGTCATTTCGGCGACCGTCCGGGAAACGCCGTTTGGCGCCGTGGAACTGCTCGTCATGAAGCTGTTCCTGCTCTGCTTTGCCGTGCCGAAGCTGGAGCGCCTGGGGCGCGTGTACGTGAACCTGCTCAGCGGCGTGTTGCCGCGCGTGGCGTTCGAGTATCGCGATATGCTCACCGCCGAGCCGATGGCGCTGCCGAAGCATCAGGAGCCGGAGAACTTGCTGTTCGACTTTTTCTCAGAAATTTTAGAGACCTACGGCGAACCGATGGTGTTCGAACTGTACGATGCGCACCTGCTCGACGCGGAATCGCTGCAATTTTTCAAAAAGCTGCTCGGGCAAGAGACGCTGGCCCTCGGGTTTGTCGGTGTGACCGATGCGCCGCAACCGCAGCTGACGGCGCTGTTCCAAGAGCATCTGCATCTGGAGCCGCTGCCGCTCGACATGATGCGGGAGGCGGTGCGCTCGCGCTTTGGCAGCGCCGATTTCCTGAGCGATGAGTTTATCCAGTGGCTGAACTATCACGGCCGGGGGTCGCTGGAGCAGGTGTTCCAGCTGATCGAATATCTTGCCGACACCAAGCAGATCTATCAGGAGCGCTATGTCTGGCACATGGTGCCGGAATCGGTGGAGAAGTTCGAGATTCCGCAAGGGATGGAATCGTTGATTCTCTTCCGCCTGCAGTCGCTGCCGCCGCACGCCAAAGAGGTCTGCCAGGTGCTGTCGCTGTTCAAAGGCTCGATGATCGTCGAAGCGGCGGCCAGAGCCTGCGGCTACGACAAGCCGCAAGACTTGCTGCCGGTGCTGCGCCAACTGGAGGAGCAGGGCTTGGTCTGGCAGATGCACAACTTGTACGGCTTTACTTCGAACAACATCAAAGACCACATCTTCCAGACGATTTCGCCGGAGAAGCGCTTGCAGATGCACCGCACGCTCGCGGCCTGCCTGCTCGACGTCGGTTCCACGTCCTATATGGAAGTGGCGTACCACTTCGAAGCGGGGCACGAGTGGGAGCAGGCGATCTACCTGAACATTATCGGGGGACGCCGCTGGTACCGCCGCGGTTTGTTTGCGGAAGCGGATCTGCAGATCAAAAAGGCGATCGAGCTGTATGAGCACGTTCCGCTGCGCAAATGCCCGAATTCCCTGATCACGTTCCGCGCGCGCATCTTGCGCCTGCTCGGGCTGCTCGACGATGCGACCGGGGTGATGACCGCGCTGTACGAGCGCACCGGATCGACGCACGTGCTGATCTCCTTGCTGCTGGTCTATGTCAACATGGGGAACTTCCAGGCGATCAAGCCGCACTTGGCGTATCTGGAAGAGCAGATTCAGACCGACCACGTCTCCGAGCAGGACAAGCTCTATGCGATGGTCGCCATCGCCATGTATTACCTGGAGGCGGACGGCGACTACGAGCACATCCACGCCATGGAGCGCTATCAGCAGGAGCACGGGCAGCGCCTGCGCGAAACGCTGAAGAGCCGCCACTACGTGTCCTGGCTTTACAACCTGCAGGTGCTCTTGATGAGCGTGCCGGGCGTGTCGTTTGAGGAAAGTTCGCATTACCTGCACGAAGCGGCCTCGCTGGCGGAGCATGCGAACAACCGCCAGGCGCTGATCGGCATCTACAACTGCATGGCGATCGGCTTCCAGAAGACCGATCCGCTGCGGGCGAAAGACTATTACCTGCAATCGGCCAACCTCGCGGCCGACCTCGGCAACCGGATGAAAGAGGCGATCGCCTACATCAACCTCGTCGAGATCTACCGCTTGCTGGGCGACATGTACCATGCGCAGCGCTATATCGAGAAAGCCCGCGAGACCTGCCAGGCGGTATTCTCGGGCGAAGATACGGCGCTCTTGTGCAATGAGATCGAACACTTCCTGTTCATCGAAGAGTTCGAAAAGGCGGACCGCGTCATCGACACGCTGATCAAGACGGCGAAGAAGCAAGGGCGCAAACTGATGCGCGACCACGCCTTCCTCTACCGCTTCCGCACATCGCTCGCCCTCGGCAAGCGGAAGCGCTGCGAGCGGATGTGGCCGATGGTCGAACAGATCTGCCAAAGCCGTGATTTTGGCGAGGAGCATCAATTGCTGCGCGGAAGCTACTACCTGATGCATGAGCGCTACGAGGAGATCATCTCCGAGTTTAGACAACTGGTGCAGGAGCAGGATGTGGCGACCGAAGTGCGGATCGAGCGCTATCTGATGCTGACTGTGGCCTGCCGGGAGTCGGGCCGGAATGAAGAAGGCCTGCAAGCGGCGCTGGCGGTGCAAAAACTGATCCACAACACCGGCTACATCGGGTATCTGGCTCAGGCGCATTACTACCTCGGCCGCTTGTACCAGCAGACGCGCCAGTTTGTAGAAGCCAACCTCAACTACAAGCGCGCGCTGATGGGCTATCGCAAGCTCAACCAGCAGGCGCGTCTCGGGAAGATCGACCAGCTGATGCGCCAGACCAACCAGGAGCTGGTCTCGCAGGCGAACGAAGCGATCGACGAGATGAAGAATGTCGTCATCGAAGCGGCGCCGCGGCTGGTGCACAGAGTCGAAGCGAACGGTTCGAAGCTGCGCACCTGGTCGAGCCGGATGGTCGAGGAGCGCCAAGAGCTGATCGACACGCTGACCGACAATGAGATTCTGCTCGACGCGATCCGCCGCGTCTCTTCCTCGATCATGGTGAAGACGGTCTGTGAGAACCTCGCCGCCGTCATCTTCGAGAACCTGCTCTTCGACAACATTCACCTGTTGGTGAAACTGGCGCCGGAGCGGGTGGAATTGATCCATCTGAACGAGCAGCTACAAGCGGTGCCGACGACCAATCTGGAAGTTGACGAGATGATCGCGAGCGTCGTTGGACAGGAGAAGGCGATGGAGTCTGAAGGGCGCACGTCGTACCTCTACGGCCTGCCGGTGTTCTCGCATGACCAGCAGGTGATCGCGGTGATGGTGCTGGAAAAACTGAGCCTGCAAACACCGTTCTCCCTGCGCGACAAACGCTTCATCAACTCGTTTGCACAACTGGTCTCGTCCAACGTCGAGAACGCGATCATGTACGAAGTGATGATCACCGACAACCTGACCGGCCTGTACCAGCGCAATTACTTCATGAAGCGACTGACCGAAGAGTTCAGCAAAGTCAAGCGCTACGGCATCGACCTCTCCTTCCTGATGATCGACCTCGACAATTTCTCGTCGATCAACAACCGCTTCGGGCACAACGAAGGGGACCGCGCCTTGCGCACGGTGGCGAAGACTTTGCAGCGCTCGGTGCGCAATGTCGACATCGTCGGGCGCTTCGGCGGGGAAGAACTGATCGTCATCCTGCCGAATACGAACGGCACGGCGGCGCGCATCGTCGCAGAGCGGGTGCTGAACAACCTGCGCAACATTCCGATCGAAGGCGACCGCTATCAGATCACCGCCTCGATCGGTGTCTCCTCGTATGATATGGACCAGCCGCAAGATGCGACCGACCTGTTTGACAAAGCGGATCAGGCGGAGACGTTTGCCAAGCGTTTTGGCAAAGACCGCGTCGTCTGCTATTGGGAACTTCCGCATGATGATTTTGACCTCTAA
- a CDS encoding cytochrome c translates to MSLRGIGIVLVLFVLGVAFSGFASYSADTFQHKEEKAIDAEKLVMQNCASCHGKDLKGTDLAPSLHEKGQKLSAETIQQIITDGVSPNMPGGLLKDHKEISAVANYITNLDK, encoded by the coding sequence ATGAGCTTACGTGGTATCGGTATCGTACTTGTTCTGTTCGTATTGGGCGTCGCCTTCAGCGGCTTCGCATCTTATTCCGCAGACACCTTCCAGCACAAGGAAGAAAAAGCAATTGACGCTGAAAAGCTCGTGATGCAAAACTGCGCTTCTTGCCATGGCAAGGACCTGAAGGGCACCGATCTGGCTCCGAGCCTGCACGAAAAAGGTCAGAAGCTGTCCGCTGAAACGATCCAACAGATCATCACTGATGGTGTTTCGCCGAACATGCCGGGCGGCCTCCTGAAAGACCATAAAGAAATTAGTGCAGTAGCCAATTACATTACCAATCTCGACAAATAA
- a CDS encoding protein-glutamate O-methyltransferase CheR: protein MDDFDLFMESIFKYTRIDLRKYKRPQMQRRLTALRDKRGFRDFMSYFDGLKKDDKMFAEFLDRMTINVSEFFRNPNRWDVVRDRVVPEMLAGKRRLKIWSAACSTGEEPYTLVMLLSKFMPLSDIQILATDLDENALSKAKQGLYSERSLHFVPEEYKRKYFTKTPHHLFAVSDDVKKCVTFKKHNLLEDPFDSDFDLIVCRNVIIYFTEDAKDILYHKFSNALRPGGVLFVGSTEQIFNPQSFRFTTYDTFFYQRQ, encoded by the coding sequence ATTGATGATTTTGATCTGTTTATGGAAAGCATCTTCAAATACACGAGGATCGACTTACGCAAATATAAACGTCCCCAGATGCAGCGGCGCTTGACTGCGCTGCGTGACAAGCGGGGCTTTCGTGATTTTATGTCCTATTTTGACGGGCTGAAGAAAGACGACAAGATGTTCGCCGAGTTTCTCGACCGCATGACGATCAACGTGTCGGAGTTCTTCCGCAACCCGAACCGCTGGGACGTGGTGCGCGACCGGGTGGTCCCGGAGATGTTGGCCGGCAAACGCCGCTTGAAAATCTGGAGCGCCGCCTGCTCGACCGGAGAGGAGCCGTACACGCTGGTCATGCTGCTCAGCAAATTCATGCCGCTGTCCGACATCCAGATTCTCGCCACCGACCTTGATGAAAATGCTCTGAGCAAGGCCAAACAGGGCCTGTACTCGGAACGCTCCCTGCACTTTGTGCCGGAAGAGTATAAGCGAAAATATTTCACGAAGACACCGCACCACCTGTTTGCCGTGTCGGATGACGTCAAAAAATGTGTGACTTTCAAGAAACACAACTTGCTCGAAGATCCGTTCGACTCCGATTTTGATCTGATCGTCTGCCGCAACGTGATCATCTACTTCACCGAAGACGCCAAAGACATTTTGTATCATAAATTTTCAAATGCGCTGCGTCCCGGCGGCGTGCTGTTTGTAGGCAGTACGGAACAGATATTTAACCCGCAGTCTTTTCGATTTACGACTTACGACACTTTCTTCTATCAGCGTCAATAG
- a CDS encoding patatin-like phospholipase family protein, with amino-acid sequence MKLGLALSGGTLRGSAHIGVLEALWEAGIRPDMIAGTSAGSVIASLYANGLPPATLRKIALSLKGRELIDWTTSAFDIIKLLALLPLQYLGLTKDWTRLLPQGLIRGANFERFLNQLFTLPPTHPKIPLFITAVDIVTAETIIFTEPLFARSYELGGWIYQPMRDKGACVRASCSLPGLFTPRVIDGRSLVDGAVRMNIPAEVLVQAGCDKVIVVDLHDTEMKNVTVPPKTFLDVFMRGVDIMQNEIISLQLFDENVFALQPVIKNVTFTSFDKISYCIEQGRQATLEKMAELKAYLQ; translated from the coding sequence ATGAAACTGGGCTTGGCATTAAGCGGTGGCACGTTGCGCGGCTCGGCGCACATCGGGGTGCTGGAGGCGCTCTGGGAAGCGGGCATCCGGCCGGACATGATCGCCGGCACCTCCGCCGGGTCGGTCATCGCCTCCCTGTATGCGAACGGTCTTCCTCCGGCCACGCTGCGCAAGATCGCCTTGAGCCTGAAAGGGCGCGAGCTGATCGACTGGACGACGAGCGCGTTCGACATTATCAAACTGCTCGCCCTGCTGCCGCTGCAATACCTCGGACTGACCAAAGACTGGACCCGGCTCCTGCCGCAGGGCTTGATCCGCGGCGCCAATTTCGAGCGCTTCCTCAACCAGCTGTTCACCCTCCCTCCCACCCATCCGAAAATCCCGTTGTTCATCACCGCTGTTGACATCGTCACCGCCGAAACGATCATCTTCACCGAGCCCCTGTTCGCGAGAAGCTACGAGCTCGGCGGCTGGATCTATCAGCCGATGCGCGACAAAGGCGCCTGTGTCCGCGCCTCCTGCTCCCTGCCCGGCCTCTTTACGCCGCGCGTGATCGACGGGCGCTCGCTCGTCGACGGCGCGGTGCGCATGAACATCCCGGCCGAAGTGCTCGTGCAGGCCGGCTGTGACAAAGTGATCGTTGTCGACCTGCATGACACGGAAATGAAAAACGTCACCGTGCCCCCGAAAACGTTTCTTGATGTGTTTATGCGCGGCGTGGACATCATGCAAAACGAGATCATCTCCCTCCAACTGTTCGATGAAAACGTGTTTGCCCTGCAACCGGTGATCAAAAACGTCACCTTCACCTCATTTGACAAGATCAGCTACTGCATCGAGCAGGGCCGCCAAGCGACGCTGGAAAAAATGGCGGAACTAAAAGCGTATCTTCAATAA